Sequence from the Melioribacteraceae bacterium 4301-Me genome:
ATTGGAAACAAAATCATTAGATAACCCAAATTATCAATCTGGTTTTGTAGAAAATTCTTCTGGCAAATATTTTATTGCTCCAGCCGGCTTGAATGTAAATTCTACACTAATAAACAAACTTCAAAAAGAAAATATACCTGTCTATTGGACTACAGAAAAAATTTCTACTAACTCAAAAGAATTCATGCAAGGCAGTGTTGTAGTTTCGGCAAGTGAAAAAAGTAAGAGCTTTCTTGAAACTATTGCTAAAGAGCTTCACTTAAAAATTTATTCTGTGGAAAATGTTGATGTTTCCAAACTTAAAGAACTTAAAAAAGTGAGACTTGGCATTTACAATTCATATTCAGCAAATATGGATGAAGGTTGGACAAGGCTTCTTTTAGAAAATTATGGTTTCGAATTTAAGCGGCTGGAGAACAAAGATTTTAAAAACAAGAGATTGAAGGATATAGTGGATGTGATAATTATTCCTGATATGGAACCAGAAATAATTAAAACCGGAAAATTTAGCGGCGGTCGTGCGCGCTTCTACAGGCCAAAGCCGCCTGAATATGAAGGTGGTATTGAAAAAGAAGGTGTAGAAAACTTAAAAACATTTGTTGAAAAAGATGGCGGTTATATAATTACAATCGGTAATGCTTGTAATTTTGCTATTGAAGACTTGGGTGTGCATGTCAATAATATATTGAAAAATGTAAAAAGTGATAACTTTTATTGTCCGGGCTCTTTATTAAAAATGATAGTAGACAATACTCAACCGCTTGGCTATGGATTAGAAAATGAAATAATTGGTTATCAAAACTCCAATATTGCTTTTGCTACTACAGTACCTTTTGGTCAATACGATAGATCAATTGTTGTTAGATACCCAACAAAGAATATCTTAAAATCCGGATTTCTAAATGGGGAGGACTATCTTTATCAACGAGGCGCTGCAGTAGATGTTAAACAAAAAAAAGGCCATGTTGTACTTTTGGGGTTTAAACCTCAAAATAGGCATCAAACTTTTGGTACGTTTAAATTACTTTTTAATGCAATACACATGGCAGGCATGAATTAAAAAAATGTTTTACCAAATATGTATTACAAAAAACGATATAAAGGGAAATCTTTCCAAAAAAATTGTGATTTTACCTTTTATGTCACAAGTGTGAAAATCGAAAAGTAATTGAAGGGTTTGTACTTACACAATAATACTCAGCTGATTATAATGATAAGTGCAGACCCTTCCTTAGTTAAATTTTCACTATTTATTTACCAATTACTTTTAACCCCGCCCGTATAAGAATATATGAAATCAGGTTTAACTTTTATTTCTATCTTCAGAGCCCTTTTCTTATATTTGCCAGAAAAATTTTTTGAGGTTTACAATCGCAAAGAATAATCAAAATGAAGTAATAGAAAAAATAGTTTCACTTGCAAAACGAAGAGGATTTGTTTTTCAATCAAGTGAAATTTACGGCGGCTTAAATGGCTGCTGGGATTATGGTCCACTCGGTGTTGAGTTACTGAACAACATAAAGACCGAGTGGTGGAAATTTATGACATATAGAGAAGATATTGAAGGTATAGATGCATCAATACTTATGCATCAGAAAGTTTGGATTGCATCTGGACACGTAGAAAACTTTACTGACCCTATGATTGACTGCAGAAATTGTAAAGCACGTTTTCGGCTTGATACGCTTTCGGAATTAATAAGTGATAAAAACAAGGAAAAAGCTTTAAGTGAGCTGAATCCCAAATTATTAGAGAGCAATGGTAGTCTTGTAGATAAATTTACTGCTGCTCTGGAAGACCCCCCCACTGCACCTAAATTACTTGAACTAATTAATTGTCCACAATGCGGTGCTAAAGGTTCGTTTACTAACCCGCGTAAGTTTAATCTTATGTTTAAAACGTTTGTTGGTCCAGTAGAAAATGAAGAGAATGTTGTTTATTTAAGACCAGAGACGGCGCAGGGTATCTATGTTAATTTTTTGAATGTACTTAATTCGAGTAGACAAAAACTGCCATTTGGAATTGCACAAATAGGAAAAGCATTTAGAAATGAAATTAACACCAAGAATTTTCTTTTTCGTACTCGTGAGTTTGAGCAGATGGAAATGCAATATTTTGTAAAACCTGGCACGGATAAAAAGTATTATGACGAATGGAAAGAAAGAAGAATAAATTGGTTTAAATCCTTGGGAATGACCCCCTCTAAATTGCGTTTTCACGACCACCCGCCAGAAAAATTAGCTCATTATGCTAAAGAAGCAACTGATATTGAATACCAATTTCCTTTCGGCTGGGGCGAAATTGAAGGAATTCATAATAGAACAGATTATGATTTATCGCGTCATCAACAATATTCTGGTAAATCACAATTATACTTCGACGATGAAACAAAGGAAAAATATATTCCATATATAATTGAAACATCTGCCGGCGCAAGTAGGTCATTTATGGCGTTTTTTATTGATGCCTATTACGAAGAAGAAGTCCGTGGCGAAATAAGAAGTGTTTTAAGATTTCATCCTAAACTTGCACCAATTAAAACTGCTGTTTTCCCATTAGTTAATAAAGACGGTATGCCTGAAGTTGCAAAAAAAATTGAATCGGAATTGAGACCTTATTTAAAGGTATTTTATGACGATAAGGGCGCAGTGGGAAGACGCTACAGAAGAATGGATGAAGCTGGAACACCTTATTGCATAACAGTTGATGGACAAACATTGCAAGATAATACTGTTACAGTTCGTGATAGAGACTCAATGGAACAAATTAGAATAGCTGTTGATAATTTGCTGCCATATCTGTTGGGTAAATTGAAATAATTGCTGTCCCTACTTAAAAAATTTTGATAGTAATAAAAAACAATACTTTTCAAAATTTTTATCAGCCGCAAATTCATTTCTAACAAATTCCCTGTGCTACCACAGCCTTCCAAAATACTTTTTAGAAACGAAGAGAAGAGAATTCATCACTTAATGGAAAGTAAATATTGTATTTATTTTTATTGCTTTTGAAGTAAGGGTATGAGTGTTTTTATTCTTTGAAAGAAAAATCTCATTTATATTACAAAAACTCGCACAATAAATTTTTATAATAAAAAATTATGTAGACAGATAAAGCTGCTGTATTGTTTCTTCATGGGAATCCACCTCTTCGTGGATAGAATTTATTCATTCCTTGCGTAAGAAAATGCAATTAAGTAAGTTTCTTGAAATATTTTATTAATTGCAAATTTCGGAGGTTAAATGAAAGAATTAATTTTAGAGAAAATTGAACAAGCTGTTGAAATTTTGAACGAAAAAAATATTGATATGTGGATGACGTTTGTGCGAGAGACTGGAAATATGAAAGACCCTATGATGGATATGATAGTTGGAACTCATGCTACCTGGCAATCAGCTTTCATTATTACAAAAAACGGAGATACCCACGCTATAATTGGTTCTTTGGAATTCGAAAATATGAAATCTGTGGGAACTTATAAAAATATTCACCCCTATCTTAAATCTATTAAAGAAAAACTAATTGATGTAATCAGCAAGATTAATCCTAATAAAATTGCTGTTAACTTCTCCAGAAATTCAATCTTAGCCGATGGACTCACCCATGGGATGTATCTTGAATTAATTGATCATCTGAAAGACTCGCCTTTTGCAGAAAGGCTTGTTTCATCTGAAGAAATAATTGCAGCATTAAGGGGCAGAAAATCTCCTAAAGAACTTTCTCTTATGAAAGAAGCTATTAAAGAAACTCTAAAAATTTTCAATGAGGTAACGAGCTTTATTAAACCTGGAGTAACCGAAAAAGAAATTGCAGATTTTGTTTTAAGTATTGTTGACAAAAATGGTTATGGTCTTGCGTGGGATAAAGAACAATGCCCTGCAGTGTTTACAGGACCAAATACTGCCGGTGCACACGCAAGCCCTACCAACAGAAAGGTGGAACAAGGACATGTAATTAACATGGATTTTGGTCTTAATATAAATGGCTATTGCTCAGATTTACAGAGAACATGGTATGTATTGAGACCAGGCGAAGACAAAGCCCCTTTTGAAGTTCAAAAAGGTTTTGATGTAATAAAAGAGTCAATCCAATTGGCTGCAAAGGAATTAAGACCAGGAAGGCTGGGCTGGGAAATCGATTTTATTGCTCGTGACAATATACTGAAGCACGGCTACGAAGAATATCCACATGGACTTGGTCATCAGATTGGCAGATTTGCACACGACGGCGGTGCATTGCTTGGTCCGCGCTGGGAACGCTACGGCAACCTTCCATTTTTACCAATTGAAGAAAAACAAGTTTATACTCTTGAACCGCGTCTAACTATTGAAGGATACGGCATTGCAACCATAGAAGAAGAAGTTGTAGTAACAAAAAATGGAAGCGAATTCCTTTCGGAACCTCAAAAGGATATTTATTTGATCTATGCTTAGACTTAAGTAAGGGTTGTTTATTATTTTTATAGCTGATTATTGAACTGCATGGTGAACAACCATTGCTTTTAAAAAAATAACACTTAATATCCTCTTGCTTATATTTAATATTGCAGAGTACATATAATCTTGAAAGGGAACTAAATGGGTACAAAAACATTAGTATCACCTGAGCAACACTGGCTTTTGTGGGCAATTTTAATTGCTGTAGCAACTTTTGGAATTTGGTCCGAAAAAACTAAGTGGGGCTCAAAACTTTCTGGGGCAGTTGTATCAATTATTGGCTCTTTTATCCTTTCGAACTTATCGATAATCCCTACTGTTTCACCAACTTACGATATTGTCTGGTCTTACCTCGTCCCTTTAGCAATTCCTATGCTGCTTTTTAAAGCAAATATAAAAAGAATTGTGAAAGAATCCGGTCCGACCTTAATTGCATTTTTCTTAGGTGCAATTGGAACAATAGTCGGGACTATAATTGCTTTTTCTTTATTAAACTTAGGAGTGCATAACTGGCAGCTTGCTGCAATTTTTTCAGCAACTTATATAGGTGGTTCTATGAACTATGTGGCAGCTTCTCAAGCAGTCCAATTAAACTCACCTGAGATTCTAACAGCTGGAGTTGCTGCCGATAATTTGGTAATGGCTTTGTATTTCTTGATTCTGTTCGCTATTCCTTCTTTTAAATTTTTTCAAAAAAAGTATAAAACTAAACACTTAGAAAACGCTGAAGGTCCTACCGAAGATTTTAACTTAGTAGAACCAGGAAATAATTCAACTGATTTAATAAATATAGCGAAGACTTTTTCAATTGCATCCGGGATTTGCGCTTTAGGTTTTTTAGCACAAGATGGTCTACAGTTAATGGGAATCCACCACTTCGTGGAAGGAAGTGCTATTTTAATTATCACCGCTATTACGGTTTTAATTGCAACTCTGTTTCATAAATCTGTCAGCAAAATAAAGGGTGCTGACCAAATTGGAACTTTCTTAATGCAAATTTTCTTTGCTGCTATTGGGGCAAGTGCAAATATCGGCGTAGTTCTTTCTTATGGACCCATACTTTTCGTTTTTGCAGGGCTGATATTGTTAATTCATCTGATCTTTATCCTTATCTCCGGCAAGTTATTGAATCTTGATTTAGCAGAAATTCTTATTGCTTCTAACGCTAATATGGGGGGACCAACAACGGCAGCAGCTATGGCTGTGGGAAGAAAATGGAACGCTTTAGTTTTACCAGCCATTCTCTGCGGAACCCTCGGATACGCAATCGCTACTTTCATTGGTGTGGGACTTGGTTTTTGGCTCAAAACACTTTAATTGAATGTAGAAATCAGAATTTGGGAAAAAATATTTTCTCTAACGAAGGTGTATTATTATTTAAGATTATGTTAAATTCACCACGAAAAATTAACAATAACTTTGATATAATGATTATTCTTTTGTTGCTTTTTATATTACCAGCTACAATTATTTCTCAATCTAATTTAGATTCTTTATCAAAAGCAATCTCAAAACTGCCCGATACAACTCAAATTAGATTGTTAACAGATTTCTGCTGGCAAAATAGAAGTAAAAATCCTTATGAAGCACTTAAAAGCGCTGAAAAAGCAATAAAAATTTCTGATAAAATTGACAATAAAAAATTGAAAGCAAAAGCACTAAACTTAATGGGTGTGGTCTATCGTAACTTGGGTAATTATGATAAGTCACTAAGTATGTACAATTCAGCACTAAAAAATGCTGAAGAAGCAAAAGACTCTGTACAAATAGCCTATTCTTATAATAACTTAGGCGGAATTTATAGGTTAGAAGGCAATAATGTGCTGGCTTTGGAATACATACTTAAAGCGTTGAAAATTTTTGAAAGACTAAATCTCAAATCCGGTATTTCCTTTTGTACAATAAATATTGGACTTATTTACACTAATCAAGAAAATTATCTCAAAGCGTTAGAATATTTAAACTATACTCTTAGAATACGTAATGAAATTAACGATAGAGCTGGTAGAGCATTAACTCTAAATCTAATTGCAGAAGTCTACTACAAAATGCACGAAATAACAGTTGCTTTAAAATATTACTTAGAAGCAGAAAAAGAATATAGAGCGCTCGATGATAAAAAAGGATTAGCTGCAGTTTGGGGTGGTATTGGTAGGATTTATTTCGACCAAAACAATTTACAAAAAGCTTTGGAATATAGAAAACGTGCTCTTGATCTTTCCTACAAAATTAGTTACTCCGAAGGTGAGGTTACAAATCACAATAACTTAGCTTTAATTTATGCTAAATTGGATAAGATTAAAGAAGCTGAGGATAATCTTAAAAAAGCTCAGGCTATCGCATCAAATTTAAAAACCGCTTACCTTGAATTAGAATGTTACAAATTTTGGTCAGACTATTACGAGCTAAGAGGAAATTATAAAAAAGCATTATTCTATAACAAAAAATATATTACATTAAAAGACTCCATAGCTAGCAAAGAAAATTTAGCCCTAATAAGCTCAATGGAAGCGGCATATAAAGCAGAAAAAATAGAAAAGGAAAATGCTATTCTTCATATAGATAATGAGCTTAATAAAAAGCAGAGAAATTATTTATTAGTTATCGCTTTCCTTATTATAGTTATTGCTGGGTTTATTTACAGCAGATACAGAGCTAAAAGGATAGCAAGTGATAAGTATAAAGAGTTGAATGCTGTTAAAGATAAATTCTTTAAAATAATTGCACATGACCTTAAAGCACCTTTTAACACTATCTTAGGCAGTGTTGACATATTAAAGAATAACTACCACGAACTAACAGATGAAGAAAGATTTAGTTTATTAAATAATATTGCCTCAACTGCAGATAAAAGCTATCAACTGCTTGATAACCTGCTTGTTTGGTCACAATCTCAAACTGGCAAGATAAAATTCAATCCTTCTAAAATTAACTTATCACATTTATTTAAAGAGACAGCCTCACTTTTTGAACACGCTGCCAAAAATAAAAATTTAGAGTTAGTAATTGACTGCCCAGAAAATTTGGAAGTTTATGCTGATGAGCAAATGTTACATACAGTTATGAGAAATCTTATTTCAAATGGAATAAAATTTACAGAAAAAGGACAAATTACAATTAAGGCATATAAAGAAGATGGCAGTTTAAAGGTTATAGTTAACGATACTGGAATAGGGATGGATGAGGCATTTTACAAAAATCTCTTTAAAGTTGATCATTATGTTTCAACTTATGGAACACATGGTGAAAAAGGAACAGGCTTAGGATTAATCTTATGCAAAGAATTTATTGAAAAACACAACGGGAAAATCTGGGTGGAAAGTAAACTGGGTGAAGGCAGCAAATTTATTTTTACAATTCCTTTAATTACAAATAGCAAAAAATAATATTTTAGAGACGTTTGAAAATTACTTTTATTAGTCATGAGTTTATAAAAAATAATTCTTTACGTTGCACTCATTTTTTTAAAAAAATTACTTTTTACAATTATTTAATTAAGCATAGATTTTCATAATTTTCTGATCAACTTTAATTTACTAAATGAGGCTCCATGAAATTTTTAAAATTCAAAAACAGCAACGAACAAGTTCCTATTGGCAAATTAGTCTGTGTTGGACGAAATTATGCAGCTCATGCAAAAGAATTAGGGAATGAAGTTCCAGAATTTCCTGTCATATTTCTAAAGGCTGCATCAAATGTAATTTATTCTGGTCAATCAGTTATTCATCCAAAATATTCCAATAATTTACATCATGAAGTCGAACTTGTTCTTTACATAGGAGAAACAATTAAAAATGCTAATGATGATGAGGCTGAGAATGCAATTTATGGTTATGCAGTTGGTCTGGATATGACTTTACGCGACCTTCAATTTGAATTTATGAAAAAAGGTGACCCATGGACACTTTCAAAAAGCTTCGATACATCTGCAGTTCTTTCTGATTTTATTTTGAAAAAAGATTATAAACTTAAAGGCAACGAAAATATTTCACTTTCTGTGAATGGCACTATACGGCAGAATTCATCATTAAAAAATATGTTATTCCCGCCTTCTAAGATTGTGAAATATGTTTCAGAAAAAATGACTTTGGAAAAAGGAGACTTAATTTTTACCGGGACTCCAGAAGGAGTAGGAAGAGTAGTTGTTGGTGATAAAATCTTTGCGCAGATTGAAAACATAGGAAGCTTAGAAACAACTATAGCTGAATAAATATTGAGGAATTTATGCCAATATTCGAATATAAGTGTAACAACGGTGGGGAAAAATTTAAGATACTTCATATCTCAGGAAATATTAAAGCTTTACAAAATGCAATTACAATATTTTTCAGCAAGGAACAAAATTACTTCTTCCCACAATATCACTTAAGAAAGCAGAAGCATCATCAAACATAAATGAATTATTGAACATCACGTAATTTATTTCTTTATCACAAGCATTATAAATTTTATTTAGTTCATAAATATTAAGCTTATGATTATAATTAATTCGTTTTCCTTCGTAACTGCCATGAATCCGATAGTAATTAAATTTACCGTGTACAGGTTTATTTAATTGTGGTGATAAAGGGTCAATGCAATGAATTAGATTTAACTCTTTACATATTTCTTTAATTTCATTGTTGTTCCAATTACCTCTCACTTCCCAAATAAAAGTAAATTTATTTTTGTTTCCTATCGAATCAAAAAAAGTCGTTATGTTTTTCATATTTGTTCCATTTGGTTTAAAGCTTGACGGTGTTTGGAATAAAATTTTGTCGCAGCCGAGTTCATTAGCAAATTCTTTTGTTCTTTCCCATGCATTAAATACTTCATCTGTTGGTTGAAAATATCCATAATATTTTTTTCTATTATCCGGAATTTTTTCTTTGAGTCTTCTGTAAGTAAAGCTTGATGGAGGATGAGTTATTAATTGCCAGGCTTTAATAATAAATTTAAAATCTTTGTTAATTGATTTTGCCTCTTGTTTCCATCTAGTTGCAATGTCTAATCCCGGAAGCTGATAAAAGGTAATATTGATTTCTATGCAGTTGAATGCATTAAAATATTTTTTATGGGATACTGGAAAGCCGCAGCAGCCAACAATTATTTTTTTGCTTTTCTGTTGCATAAGATGAACAACGTGTAGCCTAAAATTTTATTTTCAGCCAAATTTCCCATTAGTATATTGGCGGACATACCCGCCTGTCGTGCATGTTGTACTCCATAAAAATTGTAGTTTTGGGTTACAAAAATGCTTTGTCTTTATTTATCATGAGTATTCACCCACGAAGTGGTGGATTCCCACACTTCGTGGTAAAAACTGCAAACTTTTTGCTAATTGATTTATGCAATTAATATAAGGAAAATTATTTTAACCATCATTGCTAACCCCGATGTATTTTGTCAGTATTAAACGATCTCTCACCAACTCTTTTCACTGTTATTGTAAAAAAAATCATCATCTTCTTTTTTGTTGAAAGTTGTTTCACTCACTTCGCTCGTTCTCAATAACGGTAAAAACAAGATTGAATCAAAACTTTGACTTTGTCTTCATTAGTTATACCATATCTGTCCAATATATTTTTTATTTCGTCTCTAAATGGACTTAATCTATTTCTTTGTTCTTTATCCTATAAATATTTTGTCCTGAGGGGACAATAAAGCTTTGATTATGCATAAACCAATGTAATCCCTTTAGGGATTATATAGTTATAGAATAAATAAATATCAAACTGAAGTTAAAAGTCCCGTAGGGACGAGATAGGGGTTTGATTTACAAGACAAGTAGAATAGTCCAAAATCATGAAGTTTTCTAAATTTATTTGGTAATTCATCCCTTCGGGATTTGATTTCAAAATTATTTTGGACAGCACTGAGTTATACGGAGAGTTCACGGAGTAGTACATAATTGGCGAGGAACCATTGAACCCTATAACTGAAATGATTTTATTTGATTCATAAGCTAATAAGATTTCAATAGAGTAGTAATACTTTCGGACAGAGGTTAACGGGCTTTTGACTCAATTATACCATAAACAAAATCTTACCACTAAGTGTGGGAATCCACCGCCCACGAACTGGTGGATTCCTATTTGTGGGTGGTGAATTCTCATTTTATTTTTTAAATAACCTTAATAACATTTCCTAACAAAAAGAAGATTAACTTTATTACCTTATTCTTAATTTGCTTCTTCAAATAATTTTTAGTCCAAATAGTTCACCGGTTTGTGCTATCAGGTTAAAAAATTTAATCGTCTTGCCTTTTTGTGTTAAAGACTTCTTCCCTCCGCTGTTGGCTGGATCGCATGACAGTAATGAGTTTTAGTAGGACTATTTTAGTTGTTTTGATCAAAAAGTCAAAAACTCACAGAATGATAGTTATTTCTCATTCTATATATAAATTTCTTTTTACACTAAAAGCACGACTACAGAATTTTGCAACACGCACGCTTGGTATGTTGAGTTAATCCTCATGAATTTTTTCGGTTAGATTTATTTAAATTACAGTTAGAATATTATTTTTTAACGTGAGAAGTTGGATACAATAAACATTCAAATACTTGGGACAAAAAGTTGCAGCGATACTCGTAAAGCGGAAAGATTTTTCAAGGAAAGAAGAATTCCATATCACTTCAGAGATTTGAACGAGAAGGGATTAACAAAAGGCGAACTTGATAATATCAAAAGTAAAATTCCCATAGAAGAATTAATTGACCGCGAAGGTAAGCAATATAAAAAACGCAATTTGCAATTCATGGTTTTTAGTTTAGAAGAAGAATTACTCAATGATTCTTTATTACTTAAGACACCAATTGTTCGATATGGAAGAGAAGTTACAATTGGTTATCAACCCGAAATTTGGAAAAAGTGGATTAGTTGATTCCGTTAAGAATTATATTTCTTTTATTAAGTTCAGTAATTAATTGCCTATTATTCTGAAATTGAATTCCATCCCAGCCGCATTTTTTTGCACCTTCAACATAATCGAGCACGTCATCAATAAATAAATGTTCGGAAGAAGGCAGTTGCGTGTAAGATTCTACAGTGCGGTAAATTTTTTCTTCCGGTTTAATTGCTTTCACTTCGTAGGAAAGTATTAATTTATCAAAGTAGTTTAAAAAAGAATAATTGCCCCAGCCGTATTTTCTATGAATGTAATTTGTGTTTGAAAGGAGTATTAGTTTGTAGTACTTTTTTAGACTGGGCAGAATAGCTGTTAGTTCTTTATTTTCAATAAAAATATTGGAAAAATATTTACAGAAATCTTCCTTTTCAATTTTGTGTTCCGTCCATTCCATCATTATAGTTAAAAATTCCTCAGTAGTGATTGCTGATTTTTCGTAATCTCTGTGAACATGATAATTTTCTTTGTAAAGTTTTAGGAATCTGTCTCCTAAGCCATTATCGATTTCGTTAAATTTTTTTATGATAATTGAATAATCAAAGGGAATTAAAACGTTGCCTAAGTCGAAAACAATAACAGAAGGGTGGTTCATTTTAACTAACACTCCAAATTTGTTTACTCAAATATATTTCTCTAAAAAGGAAATAAAAAAAGCTGCAGAAAATTACTGCAGCTTTTGTAATATTAGCATAATCAGACAATGTAATTAGCAATTTTAGTGTTCACGATTATTTTACTTCGAACAAATCATCTTTTAAGCCTGTATTTACTTCAATTGAGCTGACAGTTAAATCGATTGTATTAGGACCTAAATTTTGTGAGAGCTTAAAAGGGTACTTAACGCCTTGCACTTCTCTGTAATCTCCGAAATCTAATGTTTGGGTAAAACTGCCTTGAGGCGTATCGACAGTATTAACTTCCCTAATTAAAAAGCCTGTATCTGTATCAAAATATCTAACAATTTTGCTGCCGTCAGCAGTAGTAAAAGTAACCTTATAAGCATTTTTACCATTGATATTTTCCATGCCGGAAAGTTCCATTTTAACACCCAAGCTATCAATATCAAGATACCAATGCATTGAAGATTCAGCTTTCATCTTTTCAATTTGTTGTGGGGTCATTTCTATTGTTTGACCCATGCCAACTACTTTACCTTTCTTGCCATTAAAAATTGTTTCTTGTTTAAAGACGCCGGCATCAAGTACTTGGTAAAGTTTATTAGGCAGTTTTTGATACATAGTTAAAGTTAAGTTCATGCCTTGAATTGACCCGCTCAATTTTGTCGTTTTATCTTTAATTTTCAGTAAATTATCTTTACCTCCAATTGCTTCAATATATTTGTTTAAAATACTTTGGGCAGTAACTCCTTCGGGGATTTTATTTAACGATGGGTCGTATTTATTTCCATATATATCGTAGTAATCTACTTTTCCGCTAAGACTAAATTTTTTCAAGCCGTCAACAATTTCTTCTCCGTTTCCTACTACTATAATATTACAGTTGTTTGGTTTAATATATTTTTTAGCTACAGAAGCAATATCATCAACGGTGACTGCATTTAAGTTTTTAAGGTAATTTTTATAATAGTCTTGAGGCAATTTATATCGAGCAATATTTATTGCAAAATTCGCAATAGTCTGAGGATTTTCTAGTGAACGGGCAAAACTTCCAGTCATATAATTTTTAGTTGTTTGTAATTCATCTTCTTTTACTTTTTCGTTACGTATTCTTCTCAACTCGTTAAAAATTTCAGTTATTGCGCTATCAGTTACAGCATTTCTAACCTTTGTATGTACATAAAAACTGCCGACGTATTGGTCAGAATTTATTGATGAACCAGCGCCATAAGTATAGCCATGTTTTTCTCTTAAATTATTATTTATTCTTGAAAGGAATGACCCTCCAAGAATTGTATTCATTACAGAAGCTGGTATAACATCCTCGCTTGACTTGGGTAGTTCGATTGGGTAACCAATTGTAATTACAGATTGTACAGAGTTACTTCTGTCAACCAACTCCACTTTATTAACAAGAGGTGGTTTCGGTGTGGGAAA
This genomic interval carries:
- a CDS encoding glycine--tRNA ligase, whose amino-acid sequence is MRFTIAKNNQNEVIEKIVSLAKRRGFVFQSSEIYGGLNGCWDYGPLGVELLNNIKTEWWKFMTYREDIEGIDASILMHQKVWIASGHVENFTDPMIDCRNCKARFRLDTLSELISDKNKEKALSELNPKLLESNGSLVDKFTAALEDPPTAPKLLELINCPQCGAKGSFTNPRKFNLMFKTFVGPVENEENVVYLRPETAQGIYVNFLNVLNSSRQKLPFGIAQIGKAFRNEINTKNFLFRTREFEQMEMQYFVKPGTDKKYYDEWKERRINWFKSLGMTPSKLRFHDHPPEKLAHYAKEATDIEYQFPFGWGEIEGIHNRTDYDLSRHQQYSGKSQLYFDDETKEKYIPYIIETSAGASRSFMAFFIDAYYEEEVRGEIRSVLRFHPKLAPIKTAVFPLVNKDGMPEVAKKIESELRPYLKVFYDDKGAVGRRYRRMDEAGTPYCITVDGQTLQDNTVTVRDRDSMEQIRIAVDNLLPYLLGKLK
- a CDS encoding M24 family metallopeptidase; the protein is MKELILEKIEQAVEILNEKNIDMWMTFVRETGNMKDPMMDMIVGTHATWQSAFIITKNGDTHAIIGSLEFENMKSVGTYKNIHPYLKSIKEKLIDVISKINPNKIAVNFSRNSILADGLTHGMYLELIDHLKDSPFAERLVSSEEIIAALRGRKSPKELSLMKEAIKETLKIFNEVTSFIKPGVTEKEIADFVLSIVDKNGYGLAWDKEQCPAVFTGPNTAGAHASPTNRKVEQGHVINMDFGLNINGYCSDLQRTWYVLRPGEDKAPFEVQKGFDVIKESIQLAAKELRPGRLGWEIDFIARDNILKHGYEEYPHGLGHQIGRFAHDGGALLGPRWERYGNLPFLPIEEKQVYTLEPRLTIEGYGIATIEEEVVVTKNGSEFLSEPQKDIYLIYA
- a CDS encoding DUF819 domain-containing protein gives rise to the protein MGTKTLVSPEQHWLLWAILIAVATFGIWSEKTKWGSKLSGAVVSIIGSFILSNLSIIPTVSPTYDIVWSYLVPLAIPMLLFKANIKRIVKESGPTLIAFFLGAIGTIVGTIIAFSLLNLGVHNWQLAAIFSATYIGGSMNYVAASQAVQLNSPEILTAGVAADNLVMALYFLILFAIPSFKFFQKKYKTKHLENAEGPTEDFNLVEPGNNSTDLINIAKTFSIASGICALGFLAQDGLQLMGIHHFVEGSAILIITAITVLIATLFHKSVSKIKGADQIGTFLMQIFFAAIGASANIGVVLSYGPILFVFAGLILLIHLIFILISGKLLNLDLAEILIASNANMGGPTTAAAMAVGRKWNALVLPAILCGTLGYAIATFIGVGLGFWLKTL
- a CDS encoding tetratricopeptide repeat protein; this encodes MAQNTLIECRNQNLGKNIFSNEGVLLFKIMLNSPRKINNNFDIMIILLLLFILPATIISQSNLDSLSKAISKLPDTTQIRLLTDFCWQNRSKNPYEALKSAEKAIKISDKIDNKKLKAKALNLMGVVYRNLGNYDKSLSMYNSALKNAEEAKDSVQIAYSYNNLGGIYRLEGNNVLALEYILKALKIFERLNLKSGISFCTINIGLIYTNQENYLKALEYLNYTLRIRNEINDRAGRALTLNLIAEVYYKMHEITVALKYYLEAEKEYRALDDKKGLAAVWGGIGRIYFDQNNLQKALEYRKRALDLSYKISYSEGEVTNHNNLALIYAKLDKIKEAEDNLKKAQAIASNLKTAYLELECYKFWSDYYELRGNYKKALFYNKKYITLKDSIASKENLALISSMEAAYKAEKIEKENAILHIDNELNKKQRNYLLVIAFLIIVIAGFIYSRYRAKRIASDKYKELNAVKDKFFKIIAHDLKAPFNTILGSVDILKNNYHELTDEERFSLLNNIASTADKSYQLLDNLLVWSQSQTGKIKFNPSKINLSHLFKETASLFEHAAKNKNLELVIDCPENLEVYADEQMLHTVMRNLISNGIKFTEKGQITIKAYKEDGSLKVIVNDTGIGMDEAFYKNLFKVDHYVSTYGTHGEKGTGLGLILCKEFIEKHNGKIWVESKLGEGSKFIFTIPLITNSKK
- a CDS encoding fumarylacetoacetate hydrolase family protein, with translation MKFLKFKNSNEQVPIGKLVCVGRNYAAHAKELGNEVPEFPVIFLKAASNVIYSGQSVIHPKYSNNLHHEVELVLYIGETIKNANDDEAENAIYGYAVGLDMTLRDLQFEFMKKGDPWTLSKSFDTSAVLSDFILKKDYKLKGNENISLSVNGTIRQNSSLKNMLFPPSKIVKYVSEKMTLEKGDLIFTGTPEGVGRVVVGDKIFAQIENIGSLETTIAE